A region of Granulicella sibirica DNA encodes the following proteins:
- the truB gene encoding tRNA pseudouridine(55) synthase TruB: MNGLLVLDKPSGMTSHDVVAIVRRATGEKSIGHLGTLDPMATGVLPLLLGKYTRLAQFFGQAEKTYTGAIRFGFATDTFDADGEAVGEPVVLTKTLDELKSLGAHFHGTMDQVPPVYSAKKINGVPAHKLARAGLEAPVKAARITIHEFVLTGLAEDTATFAMSISAGGYVRSVAHELGQMAGTGAHLSSLRRTQAGVFTLAHALTVEQLKTLSPMEIEARLPHPRTLLPEMPSVTVDEQLAGRLRNGMQVNLPDFSQAPLVKVFTTPTEMLCVARRIAGTLMQPNVVMG; this comes from the coding sequence ATGAATGGTCTTCTGGTGTTGGACAAGCCTTCGGGCATGACGTCGCATGACGTGGTCGCGATCGTGCGGCGGGCGACGGGCGAAAAGTCGATCGGGCATCTTGGGACGCTCGATCCGATGGCTACGGGAGTTCTGCCCCTGCTGCTTGGGAAGTACACGCGACTGGCGCAGTTCTTTGGGCAGGCGGAGAAGACGTATACGGGAGCGATCCGCTTCGGGTTTGCTACGGACACGTTTGACGCAGACGGAGAAGCTGTCGGGGAGCCGGTCGTATTGACCAAGACGCTCGACGAGCTCAAGAGCCTTGGGGCGCATTTTCATGGAACGATGGACCAGGTTCCCCCAGTGTACTCGGCGAAGAAGATCAACGGGGTTCCGGCACACAAGCTCGCGCGGGCTGGGCTCGAAGCCCCGGTGAAGGCGGCGCGAATTACAATCCATGAGTTTGTGCTGACTGGGCTCGCAGAAGATACGGCGACGTTCGCGATGAGTATTTCAGCCGGCGGGTATGTGAGGTCGGTCGCGCATGAACTTGGGCAGATGGCAGGGACGGGAGCGCATCTTTCTTCGCTGCGCAGGACGCAGGCGGGAGTGTTTACGCTGGCGCATGCTTTGACGGTGGAGCAACTGAAGACGCTGTCGCCGATGGAGATCGAGGCGAGGCTCCCGCATCCGAGGACGCTGCTTCCGGAAATGCCATCGGTGACGGTGGACGAACAGCTTGCGGGTCGGCTGCGGAATGGAATGCAAGTGAATCTGCCTGACTTTTCGCAAGCTCCGCTGGTGAAGGTGTTTACAACGCCTACGGAGATGCTTTGCGTCGCGAGACGCATTGCCGGGACGCTGATGCAGCCGAATGTGGTCATGGGGTGA
- a CDS encoding ABC transporter permease, whose translation MASLSYQSAAKIAWREMHASRGKFFFVIMSVAIGVAALTGVRGFSSSFRATLLTRARSILAADLSARATRQPTPGELAGLAQIEASGVQVTPVTEMMSMASSPAAMDPLLVSLKAVDPARFPFYGTVDLDPADSLSDVLKPDTVVVGEDLLLRLHLKRGDGLKVGNAVYKIAGTVLNEPDRLSSNFSAGPRVLMSREALDASGLLAPGSHAGQRFLFRMPQTGLRGTVNDAGVADLKEKLEKLLPEAQVTDYRETNPALTEGLDRATSLLSLMSLVALVLGAIGVAMAMRAHLQQRLDTIAIMKSLGARSGQVIKIYLMQTLLLGVLGGLLGVALGVAVQLVLPLLLAKLINVVPDLHIDARSVLTGLGAGVLTTLLFTLPPLLDIRNVRPILILRRAMDEGSDDPFVTAILKKITTNYAQIGAAVLILGGLAAIAATLSDSATVGKWFTIGLVVVLVVLLAASAGVLAGLRWFLNRTRLNLPSSLRHGLANLYRPGNPSAALLAALGMGVMQITTVYLVQQAVVTELHVASAPNLPNVFLVDMTNEEIGGIRGILKAQPGVTREPELLPVVSSRVVELDGRPAAEAKLTNFPKRMLQSVSLSWSVTGALPEGTKVVSGAWWTEEQAKGADKAPLVAIGERQAQRLGLKVGSTITFAAQDSKFTAKVAAVVRSDGQHAFGRAEFLLPQASLAALPTVWYGGVHVDPALVGQLQRTLYTAYPTVTVINVAAALETVRAVVIQITYVIQFLAAFSIFAGIIILASSIAGTRYRRIREVVVLKTLGATRGRIAAIFSIEFAVLGLVAGLVGVTFANLIANRVLHSLNIIYRPLIGTSLSAVLLIGCLTVATGWVASHRILGQKPLEVLREE comes from the coding sequence ATGGCTAGTCTTTCCTATCAATCCGCAGCCAAGATCGCCTGGCGCGAGATGCATGCCTCGCGGGGGAAGTTTTTCTTCGTCATCATGTCGGTCGCAATTGGAGTAGCGGCGCTGACGGGTGTGCGTGGGTTCTCAAGTTCGTTTCGAGCGACTCTGCTGACGCGGGCAAGGTCGATTTTGGCCGCAGACCTTTCGGCGCGGGCAACACGGCAACCTACGCCAGGGGAGTTGGCGGGATTGGCGCAGATTGAGGCATCGGGCGTCCAGGTGACGCCCGTCACGGAGATGATGTCGATGGCTTCGTCTCCGGCGGCGATGGATCCGCTACTGGTGTCTCTGAAGGCGGTCGATCCGGCGCGGTTCCCTTTTTATGGGACGGTGGATCTGGATCCGGCAGACTCTCTGTCGGATGTACTGAAGCCGGATACGGTGGTGGTGGGCGAGGATCTTCTGCTCCGGCTTCACCTAAAGCGGGGGGATGGACTAAAGGTTGGAAACGCCGTTTACAAGATTGCCGGCACGGTGCTGAACGAGCCGGACCGGTTGTCGTCGAACTTTTCGGCTGGGCCGCGGGTGCTGATGTCGCGGGAGGCGCTGGATGCCTCAGGTCTGCTGGCACCAGGGTCGCATGCGGGGCAGCGGTTCTTGTTTCGGATGCCGCAGACAGGGCTGCGGGGGACGGTGAACGATGCGGGGGTGGCGGATCTGAAGGAGAAGCTCGAGAAGCTTCTGCCCGAGGCACAGGTAACGGACTACCGGGAAACGAATCCGGCGCTGACGGAGGGCCTGGACCGGGCGACGAGTCTGCTTTCGCTGATGAGCCTGGTAGCGCTTGTGCTCGGGGCAATCGGCGTGGCGATGGCGATGCGGGCACACCTGCAGCAGAGGCTGGATACGATCGCGATCATGAAGTCGCTGGGGGCGCGGTCGGGGCAGGTGATCAAGATCTACCTGATGCAGACGCTTCTGCTTGGAGTGCTGGGCGGGCTGCTGGGCGTGGCGTTAGGGGTGGCAGTGCAGCTTGTTCTGCCTCTGCTGCTGGCGAAGCTGATCAATGTGGTGCCGGATCTGCATATCGATGCGCGGTCGGTGTTGACGGGGCTTGGGGCGGGAGTGCTGACCACGCTTCTGTTTACGCTGCCACCTCTGCTGGATATTCGGAATGTGCGGCCGATTCTGATTCTGCGGCGGGCGATGGATGAGGGGTCGGATGATCCGTTTGTGACGGCGATCCTGAAGAAGATTACGACAAACTACGCGCAGATCGGCGCGGCGGTTTTGATCCTTGGCGGGCTGGCGGCAATCGCGGCTACGCTTTCGGATTCGGCGACGGTCGGCAAATGGTTCACCATTGGGCTTGTGGTTGTGCTTGTGGTTCTGCTGGCTGCGTCGGCTGGTGTGTTGGCGGGGCTGCGGTGGTTCTTGAACCGGACGCGGCTCAATCTGCCGTCATCGCTGCGGCATGGGCTCGCGAATCTGTACCGGCCGGGTAATCCTTCCGCAGCACTGCTTGCGGCACTTGGGATGGGCGTGATGCAGATTACGACCGTCTACCTTGTGCAGCAAGCGGTCGTGACGGAGTTGCATGTTGCTTCGGCGCCGAACCTGCCGAATGTGTTTCTCGTGGACATGACGAACGAGGAGATTGGGGGGATTCGAGGGATCCTGAAGGCGCAGCCGGGGGTAACGCGGGAGCCGGAGTTACTGCCGGTGGTGTCGTCGCGGGTGGTGGAACTGGATGGGAGACCGGCGGCCGAGGCGAAGCTGACGAACTTTCCGAAGAGAATGCTGCAGAGCGTGTCGCTGAGCTGGTCGGTCACCGGCGCGCTGCCTGAGGGGACGAAGGTGGTGAGCGGGGCCTGGTGGACCGAGGAGCAAGCGAAGGGGGCGGATAAAGCTCCGCTGGTGGCGATCGGGGAAAGGCAGGCGCAGAGGCTTGGGCTGAAGGTCGGATCGACGATCACGTTCGCCGCGCAGGATAGCAAGTTCACGGCGAAGGTGGCAGCGGTGGTCCGGTCGGATGGTCAGCATGCCTTCGGGCGCGCGGAGTTCTTGTTGCCGCAAGCTTCCTTGGCTGCGCTGCCGACGGTCTGGTACGGCGGGGTGCATGTGGACCCGGCGCTGGTGGGGCAGTTGCAGAGAACGTTGTATACGGCTTATCCGACAGTGACCGTGATCAATGTGGCGGCGGCACTCGAAACGGTAAGGGCGGTGGTGATCCAGATCACGTACGTGATTCAGTTTCTGGCGGCATTCTCGATCTTTGCGGGGATCATTATTCTGGCAAGTTCGATTGCGGGGACGCGCTATCGGCGAATTCGTGAGGTCGTGGTGCTGAAGACGCTCGGAGCTACTCGGGGGCGGATCGCGGCTATCTTTTCGATCGAGTTCGCAGTGTTGGGGCTGGTGGCTGGGTTGGTCGGGGTTACGTTTGCCAACCTAATCGCAAATCGGGTGTTGCATAGCTTGAACATTATTTACCGGCCGTTGATCGGGACTTCCCTTTCAGCGGTGCTGCTGATTGGGTGTCTGACGGTGGCTACGGGGTGGGTGGCTAGCCACCGGATTCTGGGGCAGAAGCCGCTCGAGGTCTTGCGGGAGGAGTAG
- a CDS encoding ABC transporter ATP-binding protein has protein sequence MISVEGIRKSIRNGTRTVDILKGLNFKIPRGQFAAIMGSSGSGKSTLLGLLAGLDTPTAGVVNLNGTAISYLPEDHLAQVRGRTIGFVFQSYQLIPTLTALENVLLPHELNADAKASGGSQKDGLARARQLLTSVGLEDRMDHYPVQLSGGEQQRVALARAFVLRPPIVLADEPTGNLDTVNGTAVLNLLLDLNKTEGTTLVLVTHDPVLATYADRRITLRDGLILSDEMNLASRV, from the coding sequence ATGATCTCGGTTGAAGGCATACGCAAGTCGATTCGCAACGGGACGCGCACTGTCGACATTCTAAAGGGGCTGAACTTCAAGATTCCGCGTGGGCAGTTTGCCGCGATCATGGGATCGTCCGGGAGCGGGAAGTCGACGCTGCTTGGGCTGCTGGCGGGGCTGGATACGCCTACGGCGGGCGTGGTGAACCTGAATGGGACGGCGATCTCATACCTGCCGGAGGATCATCTGGCGCAGGTGCGGGGTCGGACCATTGGGTTCGTCTTTCAGTCGTATCAATTGATTCCTACGCTGACGGCTCTGGAGAACGTTCTTCTGCCGCATGAGCTGAACGCGGATGCGAAAGCTTCGGGTGGGTCGCAGAAGGATGGGCTGGCGCGGGCGCGGCAGCTGCTGACAAGCGTTGGGCTTGAGGACCGGATGGATCACTACCCGGTGCAGCTTTCAGGTGGGGAGCAACAGAGGGTGGCGCTGGCGAGGGCGTTCGTGCTGCGTCCGCCGATCGTGCTGGCGGATGAGCCTACAGGTAACCTAGACACGGTGAACGGTACGGCAGTGCTGAATCTTCTGCTCGACCTGAACAAGACGGAGGGGACGACGCTTGTGCTGGTGACGCATGATCCGGTGCTGGCGACGTATGCAGATCGGCGGATTACGCTGCGGGATGGGCTGATTCTCTCAGACGAGATGAATCTGGCTTCGCGAGTTTAG
- a CDS encoding 6-pyruvoyl trahydropterin synthase family protein: MTFLTRKAEFSSAHFYWVEGWTEEENRRVFGKCANRNGHGHNYTLEVTVAGEVDPVSGFVVDLKELKEILEREVVHVYDHRHLNLEVPEFATKVPTTENIAIAIWRRLEGKIPNSRLHRVRVYEMADLFADFYGEGA; the protein is encoded by the coding sequence ATGACTTTTCTGACACGCAAAGCCGAGTTTTCGTCCGCGCACTTCTACTGGGTGGAGGGTTGGACCGAGGAGGAGAACCGGCGGGTGTTTGGGAAGTGCGCCAACCGGAACGGTCATGGGCACAACTACACGCTCGAGGTGACGGTCGCGGGTGAGGTCGATCCGGTGAGCGGGTTTGTGGTCGATCTGAAGGAGTTGAAGGAGATTCTCGAGCGGGAGGTGGTGCATGTGTATGACCATCGCCACCTCAACCTCGAGGTTCCGGAGTTCGCGACGAAAGTGCCGACGACGGAGAACATCGCGATTGCGATCTGGCGGCGGCTGGAAGGGAAGATTCCGAACTCGCGTCTGCACCGGGTGCGGGTGTACGAGATGGCGGACCTGTTCGCGGACTTCTATGGAGAAGGGGCTTGA
- a CDS encoding Fe-S-containing protein: MLQAFIITLREGVEASLIVGIVFAYLTKIGRNELKKTVFWALGAAVAASVGVAVVLNHLQFNQDIFEGWVMLVAAGFVVSMIWFMHATAKSLKGEIEGKIAKLTGGPEGTSRVGLFFFVFLLVLREGVETVAILSAVSLNSTELLSFTGTLLGIAVSVVFGVLFIRGSVKINLQRFFRVTTVILYFVTFQLVVSGLHELSENGVLPSSQAEMKLIGPIVRNDLFFFVTMLALAGLMMLLEYKRRAPVVLAATATDADRRRALWSQRREKMWMNAVVGTSFVFIFLSTAEFIYAKSSTALSPTASVTLVGEQVTVPASEINDDKLHRFGVHVDDGKGGSPEVRFLLFKKPDGNIVSVADACSICGPVGFYIGSQGITCKMCASPLNAASMGQAGGCNPIPLKSTVAGGMVTIAASELRAMAGVFEK; this comes from the coding sequence ATGCTGCAGGCGTTTATCATCACGCTCCGCGAGGGTGTGGAAGCTTCGCTGATCGTTGGGATTGTGTTCGCGTACCTGACGAAGATCGGGCGCAATGAACTGAAGAAGACCGTCTTCTGGGCGCTGGGCGCGGCGGTTGCGGCGAGCGTCGGCGTGGCGGTCGTGTTGAACCACCTGCAATTCAACCAGGACATCTTCGAAGGCTGGGTGATGTTGGTGGCGGCGGGGTTCGTCGTGAGCATGATCTGGTTCATGCATGCTACGGCGAAGTCGCTGAAGGGTGAGATTGAAGGCAAGATCGCGAAACTGACCGGTGGACCGGAGGGGACTTCGCGGGTTGGGCTTTTCTTTTTTGTTTTTTTGCTCGTGCTGCGTGAGGGGGTGGAGACGGTCGCCATCCTCTCGGCTGTCAGCCTCAACTCGACCGAATTGCTGAGCTTTACGGGGACGCTGCTTGGGATCGCGGTGTCGGTCGTGTTTGGAGTTTTGTTCATTCGCGGCAGCGTGAAGATCAACCTGCAGCGATTCTTCCGGGTGACGACTGTAATCCTCTACTTCGTCACGTTCCAGCTTGTGGTGAGCGGACTGCATGAGTTGAGCGAGAACGGCGTGCTGCCTTCGAGCCAGGCGGAGATGAAGCTGATTGGGCCGATCGTGCGGAATGATCTTTTCTTCTTTGTGACGATGCTGGCGCTGGCCGGGCTGATGATGCTACTCGAGTACAAGCGGCGAGCCCCGGTGGTGCTTGCGGCTACGGCTACCGATGCAGACCGGCGACGGGCGCTCTGGAGCCAGAGGCGCGAGAAGATGTGGATGAACGCAGTGGTGGGGACGAGCTTCGTGTTCATCTTCCTGTCGACGGCGGAGTTTATCTATGCGAAGAGCTCGACAGCACTTTCGCCGACGGCTTCGGTGACGCTGGTGGGCGAGCAGGTGACGGTTCCGGCGAGTGAGATCAACGACGACAAGCTGCACCGGTTTGGCGTGCATGTGGACGACGGCAAGGGTGGTTCACCTGAGGTGAGGTTCCTGCTATTCAAGAAGCCGGATGGGAACATCGTTTCCGTCGCCGATGCCTGTTCGATCTGCGGTCCGGTGGGGTTCTATATCGGGAGCCAGGGGATTACGTGCAAGATGTGCGCCTCGCCTTTGAACGCGGCTTCGATGGGACAGGCCGGTGGGTGTAATCCCATTCCGTTGAAGTCGACGGTTGCGGGTGGAATGGTGACGATCGCGGCTTCTGAGTTGCGGGCGATGGCGGGAGTGTTCGAGAAGTGA
- a CDS encoding arylesterase: protein MRVFGVLILAGAFVGVVGCKTNKPVPEATPTTATTAPAPEASQDTRPLLVCFGDSLTAGYGADPGSSYPDFLQKDLDTAGYLYRVVNEGVSGNTTKDGVERLPGVIAMHPAAVIVEFGGNDGLRGLKVQITRENLATIISGIKASGAKVLIAGISLPPDFGPDYVSTFTANYASLAKQFNVPLYPFMLKDVYGIDGMMQADRTHATNAGNEIVARNVMAAVTPLLHK, encoded by the coding sequence ATGCGCGTCTTCGGTGTTTTGATTCTAGCGGGTGCTTTTGTTGGAGTGGTCGGATGCAAAACGAATAAGCCCGTCCCCGAAGCCACACCCACGACCGCAACTACTGCTCCCGCGCCCGAAGCCTCTCAGGACACCCGGCCTCTCCTCGTCTGCTTCGGTGACAGCCTCACTGCCGGCTACGGAGCCGATCCCGGCTCCAGCTACCCCGACTTTCTCCAGAAAGACCTCGACACCGCCGGCTATCTCTACCGCGTCGTCAACGAGGGCGTCAGCGGCAACACAACCAAGGACGGCGTTGAGCGCCTCCCTGGCGTCATCGCCATGCATCCCGCCGCCGTCATCGTTGAGTTCGGCGGCAACGATGGCCTCCGCGGCCTCAAGGTCCAGATCACCCGCGAAAATCTCGCCACCATCATTAGCGGCATCAAGGCGTCAGGAGCCAAGGTCCTCATCGCCGGCATCTCCCTCCCGCCCGACTTTGGCCCCGACTACGTCAGCACCTTCACGGCCAACTACGCCTCGCTCGCCAAACAGTTCAACGTCCCGCTCTACCCCTTCATGTTGAAAGATGTTTACGGCATCGACGGCATGATGCAGGCCGACCGCACCCACGCCACCAACGCCGGCAACGAAATCGTCGCGCGCAACGTCATGGCCGCCGTCACTCCTCTTCTGCACAAGTAG
- the folE gene encoding GTP cyclohydrolase I FolE: MLATLTKDQKTASPALADASTQEIYRELLRRMGEDPDRDGLLRTPERVEKSTAFLTKGYTQSVDEVLHNALFDVDYDEMVIVRDVEFYSQCEHHLLPFFGKAHVAYVPNGKVIGLSKIPRIIDVFARRLQVQERLTRQIAEAITDAIHPQGVAVILEAEHLCMMMRGVEKQQSNTVTSAMLGVFKTQMQTRNEFLSLVRTGRGSNL; encoded by the coding sequence ATGCTTGCCACCCTGACCAAAGACCAGAAGACTGCGTCCCCTGCCCTCGCCGATGCGAGTACGCAGGAGATTTATCGTGAACTGCTGCGCCGGATGGGGGAAGACCCCGACCGTGACGGGCTGCTGCGGACGCCGGAGCGGGTGGAGAAGTCGACCGCGTTCCTGACGAAGGGGTATACGCAGAGCGTCGATGAGGTGCTGCATAACGCGCTGTTCGACGTGGACTACGACGAGATGGTGATCGTGCGGGATGTTGAGTTCTACTCGCAGTGCGAGCATCACCTGCTTCCCTTCTTCGGCAAGGCGCATGTGGCGTATGTGCCGAACGGCAAGGTGATCGGGCTGTCGAAGATTCCGCGGATCATCGATGTGTTTGCGCGCAGGCTACAGGTGCAGGAGAGGTTGACGCGGCAGATCGCGGAGGCCATCACGGACGCGATTCATCCGCAGGGTGTGGCGGTGATTCTGGAGGCCGAGCATCTTTGCATGATGATGCGTGGGGTCGAAAAACAGCAGTCGAATACGGTAACGAGCGCGATGCTTGGTGTGTTCAAGACGCAGATGCAGACGCGGAACGAGTTTTTGTCGCTGGTACGGACGGGACGGGGCAGCAACCTCTGA
- a CDS encoding glycosyltransferase: MPDTTQPAPELVVILPARNEQESLPSCLASLVSQSEPGFELGVHWHLLVIDDASTDNTRALASQHPGVLVLEAPAVDYTRPHSGFNGKTNACWFGAQYAFEHFPPKWLLFTDADTVHAANSLSRSMREAEKHHAAMLSYSPRQIVTGFAQRTVMPLIFSELASVYPPHKVSSPTDKLAAANGQFILIDREAYTAIGGHRAVGSEILEDVALARTLKRSDRTLRFRYAPEMVSTRMYRDTPSLIEGWSKNLTLLFPSPLALIFWRILDLLLFFGLPAIALGLPFLILWQREVIGVLWIRTVFRFYNRIARAHAAFPDSVLSILGIPLFVYLLLRSYTLHKHRKQVPWKGRTYPMR, translated from the coding sequence ATGCCCGACACCACGCAGCCCGCACCCGAACTTGTAGTCATCCTCCCCGCCCGCAACGAACAGGAGTCCCTCCCCTCCTGCCTTGCCTCTCTCGTCTCGCAGTCCGAGCCCGGCTTCGAGCTAGGCGTCCACTGGCATCTCCTCGTCATCGACGACGCCTCCACCGACAACACCCGCGCCCTCGCCTCCCAACACCCCGGCGTCCTCGTCCTCGAAGCTCCCGCCGTCGACTATACCCGCCCTCACAGCGGCTTCAACGGCAAAACCAACGCCTGCTGGTTCGGAGCCCAGTACGCCTTCGAGCACTTCCCCCCGAAGTGGCTTCTCTTCACCGACGCTGACACCGTCCACGCCGCCAACAGCCTCTCCCGCTCCATGCGCGAGGCCGAAAAGCACCACGCCGCCATGCTCTCCTACTCTCCCCGCCAAATCGTCACCGGCTTCGCCCAGCGCACGGTCATGCCGCTCATCTTCTCGGAACTCGCCAGCGTCTACCCACCGCACAAAGTCTCCAGCCCGACGGACAAACTCGCCGCCGCAAACGGCCAGTTTATCCTCATCGACCGCGAAGCCTACACCGCCATCGGCGGGCACCGCGCCGTAGGCTCCGAGATCCTCGAAGACGTGGCCCTCGCCCGCACCCTCAAGCGCTCCGACCGCACCCTCCGCTTCCGCTATGCCCCTGAGATGGTCTCGACACGCATGTACCGCGACACGCCAAGCCTCATTGAAGGTTGGAGCAAAAACCTCACTCTTCTTTTTCCGTCACCTCTGGCACTGATCTTCTGGCGCATCCTCGACCTGCTTCTCTTCTTCGGCCTTCCTGCGATCGCTCTTGGCCTCCCGTTCCTGATCCTCTGGCAGAGAGAGGTCATTGGAGTCCTCTGGATCCGCACCGTCTTTCGCTTCTACAACCGGATCGCCCGCGCCCACGCCGCGTTCCCCGACTCCGTCCTATCGATCCTCGGCATCCCGCTCTTCGTCTACCTGCTGCTCCGCAGCTACACCCTGCACAAGCACCGCAAGCAAGTCCCCTGGAAGGGCCGCACCTACCCCATGCGCTAA
- a CDS encoding TlpA family protein disulfide reductase, giving the protein MLGVLMVAAVTGCERGDHPSNIGKAAPQFVVSDGTRSVDLSKLRGKVVVLNLWATWCAPCIQELPSLLEMHHDLPDVVIVAVSLDQDEDIYRKFLVQRHVDLETVRDESGRINALYGTAQIPETYVIDRDGVLRRKFVSAQNWTSPEIEKFLRSI; this is encoded by the coding sequence ATGTTGGGTGTGCTCATGGTGGCGGCAGTGACAGGATGCGAGCGGGGGGATCATCCGTCAAACATCGGGAAGGCTGCGCCGCAGTTCGTCGTCAGCGACGGGACGCGGTCGGTCGATCTGAGCAAGCTGCGGGGGAAGGTGGTTGTGCTCAACCTTTGGGCCACCTGGTGCGCGCCGTGCATTCAGGAGCTTCCGAGTCTGCTTGAGATGCATCATGATCTGCCGGATGTGGTGATTGTCGCGGTCAGCCTGGATCAGGATGAGGACATCTACCGGAAGTTTCTGGTGCAGCGGCATGTGGACCTGGAGACGGTGCGGGATGAAAGTGGGCGGATCAACGCGCTTTATGGGACGGCACAGATTCCGGAGACGTATGTGATCGATCGGGATGGCGTGCTGCGGAGGAAGTTTGTTTCGGCACAGAACTGGACTAGCCCCGAGATTGAGAAGTTTTTGCGGTCGATTTGA
- a CDS encoding acyltransferase family protein: MQTMSSATDFLPPAPAVAVPEDAENPGGFAHVPALDGVRGLAILLVLFDHLFWANNVTGNRLLDVMSDVRESSYIGVNLFFALSGFLITGILLDTLATPHFLRTFYARRSLRIFPLYYGVLILLLALTRPMHFEWNGWQYFYLTYTANLGLWHGGLGLGAININHFWSLQVEEQFYLIWPFVVYRVRSLTWLIRLSLMACAGVLALRIGLVLARPHLVDPYVMYSPTYACADNLLFGCCLCAVLRTGLREKVLRISPWVAGSCVAVLLGMALGNDGLRWQKSFSIPTFGFSLLGVLSAALIAMTLRKGSPTQAVFRNPALRFFGKYSYGLYVFHPTIARYLTVPVRAFVDAEFHSKALGVLAGALIAGVASVLVALLSYHLYEVHFLKLKKHISYGT; the protein is encoded by the coding sequence ATGCAGACGATGTCTTCCGCCACCGACTTTTTGCCTCCGGCTCCAGCGGTGGCGGTGCCTGAGGATGCGGAGAATCCGGGTGGATTTGCGCACGTTCCGGCCTTGGATGGAGTGCGTGGACTGGCGATTCTACTTGTGCTGTTCGACCACCTGTTCTGGGCTAACAACGTCACGGGGAATCGGCTGCTCGATGTAATGAGCGATGTGCGGGAGTCGTCGTACATCGGCGTCAATTTGTTCTTTGCTCTATCGGGATTTCTCATTACCGGCATCCTCCTCGATACGCTGGCGACGCCTCACTTCCTTCGAACGTTTTATGCACGGCGTTCGCTGAGGATCTTTCCGCTGTACTACGGCGTGCTGATTTTGCTTCTGGCCCTGACACGGCCAATGCACTTCGAATGGAACGGCTGGCAGTACTTCTATTTGACCTACACTGCGAACCTTGGGCTCTGGCATGGTGGGCTTGGCCTTGGTGCGATCAACATCAACCACTTCTGGTCGCTCCAGGTGGAGGAGCAGTTTTACCTGATCTGGCCGTTTGTCGTGTACCGGGTTCGAAGCCTGACGTGGCTGATCCGGTTATCGCTGATGGCGTGCGCGGGTGTGTTGGCGCTGAGAATCGGGCTGGTGCTGGCGAGGCCCCATCTCGTAGACCCGTACGTTATGTACTCGCCGACCTACGCGTGCGCGGATAACCTGCTGTTCGGGTGCTGCTTGTGTGCGGTTCTGCGGACTGGGCTGAGAGAGAAAGTGCTTCGGATTTCACCCTGGGTGGCAGGGTCGTGTGTAGCCGTGCTGCTTGGGATGGCTTTAGGAAACGATGGACTGCGATGGCAGAAAAGCTTTTCCATTCCTACGTTTGGCTTCTCGCTGCTTGGGGTGCTGAGCGCGGCACTCATCGCGATGACGCTCCGGAAGGGTTCTCCTACGCAGGCAGTGTTTCGCAATCCGGCGTTGCGGTTCTTTGGGAAGTACAGCTATGGACTCTATGTCTTTCATCCAACGATCGCGCGTTATCTGACCGTTCCTGTGCGGGCGTTTGTGGACGCCGAGTTTCACAGCAAGGCGCTTGGAGTACTTGCCGGGGCTTTAATTGCCGGTGTTGCTTCGGTGCTTGTCGCACTGCTTAGTTATCACCTTTACGAGGTTCACTTCCTGAAGCTGAAGAAGCACATCAGCTATGGAACGTAG
- a CDS encoding 6-carboxytetrahydropterin synthase: MIAHLNRRYHFSASHRLHAEAYSDEKNRAVFGKCNNPHGHGHNYVVQITVSGPVDPVTGMVCDLGELDGFAKAHLLDVFDHQNLNMLPAFRTLVPSTENLSIEVHRIFESFSHARLEGVRIEETANNSFEYAG; this comes from the coding sequence TTGATCGCTCATCTCAACCGGCGGTATCACTTCTCCGCGAGCCATCGGCTGCATGCGGAGGCGTACTCGGACGAGAAGAACCGTGCCGTGTTCGGGAAGTGCAATAACCCCCACGGGCATGGGCATAACTACGTGGTGCAGATTACCGTGAGCGGGCCGGTCGACCCCGTAACGGGCATGGTGTGCGACCTGGGTGAGCTGGATGGGTTTGCGAAGGCGCACCTGCTGGATGTCTTCGATCATCAGAACCTCAACATGCTTCCGGCGTTTCGAACGCTTGTCCCCTCGACCGAGAATCTCTCGATCGAGGTTCATCGCATCTTCGAGAGCTTTTCGCATGCTCGACTCGAGGGTGTGCGGATTGAGGAGACGGCGAACAACTCCTTCGAGTACGCCGGGTAA